In Tepidamorphus gemmatus, the sequence CGCTGCCGGCTCGACGTAGAGCAGGCGCAGTCTGGCCACCTCGTCGCTCTCGCGGATGAGGAAGATCGAGCCGAGGATCGCGCCGCCGCGTTCGGCGATCCAGCAACGCTCGCGCTTCGGATCGAAGTTGCGGATGAAACTGGCGACGATTTCGGCGACGAGCGCCTCGAACGTCTCGTCCCAGCCGTACTCGCGCGCATAGAGCGCGCCATGGCGGGACACGATGTGACCCATGTCGCCGGGCCGATGCGGCCGCAAGATGTAGGGCTCGCTGATTGCAGCACCGCCGCCGAGCAGGAATTCCACCGTTTCCAGGGCCTCGACCAGGCGGCGTCGGTCGATCGCGTTGAGCGACGACAGGATCTCGGCGACCTGGCGACGGGAGCCTTCGTCGAGCCTGGCGAAGGCGGCCTGACCGGCCGCGGTGAGCCGCAGATCGCGCCGGCGACCGTCGTCTGCGGATGGCCGGCGATCGACCAGCCCGCGCGACTCGAACCGCTTCAGCATGCG encodes:
- a CDS encoding bifunctional helix-turn-helix transcriptional regulator/GNAT family N-acetyltransferase, yielding MVEAEPDPVPAVRRFTRFYTRRIGLLNGSLLDSPFTLSEARVLFEIANRDRVSASDLTSDLGLDPGYLSRMLKRFESRGLVDRRPSADDGRRRDLRLTAAGQAAFARLDEGSRRQVAEILSSLNAIDRRRLVEALETVEFLLGGGAAISEPYILRPHRPGDMGHIVSRHGALYAREYGWDETFEALVAEIVASFIRNFDPKRERCWIAERGGAILGSIFLIRESDEVARLRLLYVEPAARGLGLGRRLVAECLAFARSCGYRRVTLWTNDILHAARRIYQAEGFRLVREEPHHSFGKDLVGQYWELEL